The window AACATCACCTGCCTAAGCTTCGGTGAGAACTCTGTAACCAGCTCTAGGCAGGCGGAGAAAAGCTGTCGCGCGTGGACAAAGTCCTGAGACCACAAGAAAACAACTTTTCAGTGCACAGTATCAGTGTGAAACACTCACTTTACCATAGCAgtattttttgaaatactgCTCTGTCAAAACTCTGAGCACTAATAATATAACGAGACCTTTATTGATATGCAGTGGAGTCCTTTGGTCATCAGGATGTACACCAGGTCCTTGGTCAGGTTGTCTTTAATACAAAGGATGACGTTGATGTAGTCTGGAGGAACCTCCCACTGTAATCATACACAAGTCGaatgttatttatttcaaaatgtatttttcattacatttgatGGATACCATTACAGTTACTACTACATTACAGTAACTCTTGAAGTGAATGGAATCATTTTGAGTGTTTGCATAAACCTCTGACCTTGCTGTTGACCCTCCAGTAGGGTCGTTCGGCCATGCCATGAAGCTCAATAAGGATCTGTCTAATTCTGCGTGGCTCCAGGGACAGAATGAGCTGCTGCTCCAACTGCCCGATGTTCACACTGGCCGAAGCTGTTGAAGGACAAGCCAGAATGTATTAACAGACACCTGGCTGACACACACCACTGGGCAGCATTTGACAGGAAACAGATAAACCGGAGGTGACTAGAAGCATTCATGAAAACCTCAGACCTGGAATGTCATAGAAGGAAGGCAGAGGTTTGGCGCTGAGGTTTATAGTGGCTGACCTCTTCCTCATCTGCTCCACCAGgaccttcctctcctcctccttcagcaGCTCCATGAACAGCTTATGAGACGACACCACAAATACCAGAGACAGCTCCTCCAAGCTTTCACACAGATTCCTGCACAAGAGCAATGGTTTAGTTTACATCCAGTTAACGTCGTCACACTTAAAAAGACGATTTACTGATGGTAAACGTTTTAAATGAGATCAGTGCTGCTTAATGAAAATCCCATGCACAGAATATGACActgatctgtgtctgtgtctctgctctgATCTAGTGATCTgcatgaaataaattaaatcaatgtATCTATGGTTCAGGATCAAACCAGACTCCGGTAGTGGTTTACTAAAACGCTTGCTGAGTGGCGCTCACTTCATAAAATTGGCCATGTTTCTTCTGGATGTCTCAGATGGACAGTCCTTTTCCAGGGACCGCATGCACACCTACAGGGCAACGAGAAGTGAAGCTCTCAATTTGACCATCATTTTAAAGATCATGCTTATTGCCCAGTTGGGACAATTGACTGTCCTGACTTTAGATTACTGAGCTGGTTTACCTCTAAAATGAAGTCCACTATTCGTTTACTGGGTTtgaggagcagctgctggaaaCGCACACTGAGGATTTCTCCCTCTAGAGCATCCCGCACAGCGTTGCAAACACACAGCTTGTGGCAAACCTCGTCCAGGCCCGTTTCCCTGCACAGGTACAGGAAGTTGTCAGATTCTAACCTGAAGCCTTGTTGAGAGTATGTGACTGTCTGTGCCATCAAACATTTACTGTAGGTGACCTACGTCCTATATTTAAATTAGCTTGGGTTTTGGACTGAAGTGTGCTCTCACCCTTGCTGGACTTTGTACAGGAACTCCCTGAGAACTGAGCGTCTGAAGTGGCTTGGCAAACTGCGGGTCACATTGTCTTTGATGAAGGCTTCAATGACCGCCTGTAAAAGAACTAAAGGCATCTCAGTCACTGGGTCTACACattaaaatacaacatattAAGATTACTTCAGACCAGGTAGATTTCCCTGCGGTGTCTGTCAATAACCTTCAGTTTTACAATGTGCCATATTATTTAGGACATATTTTCACACAGACAAAGCTCTGATGTGGGCACTCTGACCTGGTAGTTGTGGATCCTGATCAGGCTGTTGATCTGATTGTAGGGTGACATCTGAGAGTCAGATAGGTCACAGTCTGCAGTCAGAGCTTTGCAGGCGTTCCAGTAACCAGACAGACGCTTCTCATCCAAGTGGACATGAACAGTCGTGttcagctgaaaaataaaaatataggaAGGACTGAGAACCACAGACTGTTGCACCAGAACAACAGTGTAAACACTTCAGGTTTCTTTGAGCACAACATGATAAATGTGACAATAAACCAGTGCAAGTACCTTCTTTAGCAGTTCATTTGTCTGTCTAAAGTGATCCTTGGCTTTCTTATAGGCCAGCTGGTCTGTGCAGCTTTGCTGGAAGAAGATACCTCCCAAATCATAATGTACCTGAAACAAAATACTAATTAGAACAACCAATACCTATGAAGTCAGttattcaataaaaaaacaactatattttaaaagtaagcacaatcatttttagtttttatcaaATTCTATAACGCAAAGTTTAATTCTAAACCTGTTAGGATATGTAATCGGGGTTTGTTGTATTTAGAGAGATCTAAGCTTAAAATAAACTGCTCTAAGAAAAGTCATCAACCTGACAGTGCAGCTCATCAGCGCTGATGCAAAGCCCTGCGGTCGATGACTCAGTCTCTCCGTTAGCAGCAGCATCCGCAGTCAGCAGGTCCAGAGTCCTCATGGTATGGACGTAAAAGTCTTTCTTCAGCCGCAGAGCTCCTTCCAAGACACTGATTGAGTCCGCTGCCTGTTCCTTCAGCTGCGGGTCAGAGAAGACTAGGTCATGAGAGGAAAACTGTTCATTTCAAACATGTTAtaaatgcatgtatgcatgtcATAAATGTGAAATTGAATAATGTTACTATCAATCAGTCTGAAGAAGTATATTcggaagttttttttttttttttaaactcaccaCAGTGaggatgttttcagtcatttctttCTCCTGCTGCACAATACTCAGCCTAAGACAAACCACAAGGATAAAAGTCACTAATGCCCTGATGTACCTTTACATTTCAATGTAGCAGATatggatgtttttttcatttatatgtaCAGCATGTGCAACTAAGCCTGGATGTgccacgtttttttttttttttctataatcaACATTCACCTGTTGAAAATCAGAGCATGGAGGAAGGAACAAAACATACATGTTCATCTGGTGAGGTCCTGGTTTGGTCTGTTTCTCTGGAAAACTGCTCAGCACGATTGTTCTGATGGCCCTGTGGAAAAATTCACTGTTACACCATATTCAGTGGATGTATCAGCAGTAATGCCATGTACCCATCTAATGCTGAAGTGGTCAAGTTAATCATTTCAATTTTCTAAGTTACTGTATTCTAAAACTCAACACCGTGACACAACCAGTAGTCTCAGTGGATCAGTCAGGCTACTGCATGACGTCAATGGTGCATCTCACCCCCAGTTTGTGTTCTCACTTACCAGCGGTTGTAGATGATGACAGCCATGGCTGTGGTAGGAGGCAGAGTGGAGAGGTCCAGGTCCACATGTTTCACCCCCGGTGGCACTTTGCTCACACACAGGAGCTCATTCAGTAACATATTTAACACAGGAGTGGTCAAGCTGGTAGAAAATAATAGAGCAAATCATAAGACAGGAGCCTATATCGTATTTGGACTGCAGATATGGCAACtttaaatgtctgattttctaGAAAATTCAGAACATTTTGCGTGGATTTAACGTGTGGATTTAAGGCATATTGGACAGGCTTACCCTTTCTCAAGTACATCCAGATCCCACTTCATGTGGGCAGCTACTTTCAGCGCCAGCAGCTTCAGGGTGCGGTTCCTGCGGTTGTCAGCTGGAGGCTGCACTTGATTCTGCTCATTCACTGAGGGCTTTGATGCCTGCTCCAGAAACTGGATGATCAGCTGTGCTGGTACTGGGTCTGTGAACAGACATGGACCAGCATGCTCATGGTTTAAAGGATcacaatgctgtttttgtttccatttttcctACTAAACACGCCCAAAATTTAATATACCACAGGATTTTAAGCCTTTTATGACttcatataaaaacactgacatattgGAGTGAGTGTGCGGACCTGGATTTGACTTCTGCAGGTGTTTCTCCAGCAGACTGCTGTCCAGGAGGAACTCAAACCATGAAGTCTGAAGAGGTGTGCTGGGCCGGCTGCTGCCCACAGCAGCTACTCTGTCCGCTGCCTCCGCACTCATTCTCCCCTGTGAACGGTGACACACGTTATTGTTTCTTTAAAGACATAACTGtggctgaaaaaaagaattgggATTGAATGAATAGAGCAAAACAGAACTCATCAGGTCACATCACAGTCTGCGTTAACTacagactgacaccatcagactAACTCGCCTTACTGTGTTATTCTCACTGACTTGTACATatttattagtagtagtagtagtagtagtagtagtagtagtagcagtactAGTAGTAGGGGGAGGTTTTGCATATTACAGTAATGTAACCTACACACTTAAGATTGGTGGCCTCTAGACCTGCAGTGATTATTCTATTCATAATAACGGGAATGGACaagaaattaaatattttattaagaTTAATCTCATTCTTTCAAGTGGCTATGGGGTTTGTATTTGTCGTACCTAAACATTTGGGTTTTCAGCATTTGCTACAGGACGTGTTTCGATATATATTCTGATATTTTCTGCAGGTCAATTAATGGATACTGTTAATTGTTGTTTGCAGCTGCACAAAGCAGCAGTTCGCCAAATACCGGTTAGGTTAACGTTAAATTTTCTGTTGTGGTCTAAGGCGCTTTAATTTTCATCACGCTTAGTCCCGACTGGGCGGGGATTTCCCCTTGAACCAAACCAGCTACAATGAACTCTAACTTCGGGCAGCGGCTGTCCATAAATCAAGCGCACCCTGTGTTGTCTAGAGCTAACACTGTTTGGGTTAATGTTCTAGCTAACTGGCTGAACTACAGCACCTGGCCCGCCCGCACACACAGGGACGGATTATCTTACCTTAACAGGCCCAAATGAACAAACAGGGCATGTAAGTGCTAAATCTAAACAAAAAACTTAAAACGTTAGTCCTGGAACAGCTTCTCAGACTCTGATTCTCACATAATTCATTCTGCGCTTCGCCATGTCTCCCCGTAGTTCCGGTTCCGGTTCGTCGCCAGGGAAACACACGTTGCGCCATATTTGCGCATATTTATACGCCGCGCCAAAAAGAGTAAATTTATTAATTAGGTAGCTGTTACTTTTTAGTTGTAGGCAATGGTTTTAAAAACTAATGAAATAATCCTGACAGTGAGTTCTGGGCTTTGTGTTGACTGTTTGTTAAATTTGGCATAAATTATGTGCATTAAATTGCACAAAGCGTTTGAGACTATTTAAAACGTATAgaagaaaataatgaagaaCGATGATGAGTTTCAGCAGCAGTCACACTAAACTACTGCATttataatctaaaaataaatacttttataAGACAAAACCTTAAAAAATGGGAGGGGGCTTATATTactcaaaaatttaaaaaaaaatctacaaattGATCTGACTGATATTGGTTAAATTGCCAGGATAAATTCAAATAACTCAAAAATTAATGTACATTTGCCTAATGAATTTGTAATAGAGGGAGACCAAAactacaacagtaaaaatcacaataaGAACATCATCCATCTTTATGACTTTCCTTTCTCCATTTGCCTCTTCAATTAGTATGCACAATGGAGATGTGACCTTAAATAGCATTAGCTATTCAGTGGAGCACATACATTGTAAAAAGCGCTGTAAGATAATTAGACAACACAGCATCACCTCAGTGAGATCACTCTGTATTCACCAACTTATAAACAATTTCCACCAGCAATTCAATAAAGGCTAAGATTCACTACATGGTCTTTTGCAGAGAAATAGTATGATGAGAGGTGCATGACAGCACCAAGGAAAACCACTGAATACTTCAGGTAATAAACAGGGTGGAACAGAATCACACTGAGCCGTGACAAATAAAGACACGGAAACAGTCTTAAGACCCCTCAGATCAGAAACATGTTAGTTTCCACCTCTGCACATAAGGCATCCAGATAAAGAGCAAAtgataaaacaacagcagcagaacgaGCCTCAACTCCATCTTGAACTtgttacacagaaaatgaaatgcctCATCCTGCCAGCCACTTCTGTGATATTATCTCCATGTATGAAGCTCATATTACAGGTCAGTTCTTCATCCCCTAATGCCAAACAAGCAGATTTTCAAATACATCCTCTAGCTTACAGTAAAGCCCAAGAATGAGAGTTATGACCTCTTCACTGAGGTGGGCGCCCTCTTTGACAGCAGAGATCTGCTCTTACTTGCAGACTTTGTTTTGCAGCATATAAGGAAGCACTTTTCTACCAAAACCAAGCAcatgagaagcagcagcagtttaaaGAAGCTTAAGACCATTAACATGATTATTTGAAGGCCacatgacattaaaacaaagtttaaaaatacattttaagacAACAGTATAATCAAACATTACCAGAGAATGACTCTTAAAAATAATCACAAGCAAAATGTGTCGTCTCCATGTAATGACAGAAGACAAAGATATTGCAGCTCTCGACTTCTGTACAAAGTGAACACAGACCTCACACATTAACCCCTCCTTCATAAAATGCATTGAAGTAACCGTAACACATGGCTTATAAAACTACAGTACAGTGACATATATGGCATATTCCAGCTTAAAAGCAGGTCcatttatgttgattttgaCAACAATGTGTGCTCAGTTGATTCCTGTTAGGTCAAATGTGCAGCTCCTCCATACACATCCAAGTGTGAGCAGTGATTAGACATTTCTCTGgccacacactgcaaaaaaactTCGCAGTTCTCCATGTTACACCGTGGAGAAGACGTGAACCAGTGGAGAAGAGCAGAGCCAGGCTCAGTGAAGTGTCAGCAGGGAGGCAGACGTTGCAGTCAGTACTGAAAGGAAATGACAGAGTTCACTTTGTAGACATGGTACGAGCGATTCCAGAAAACTCTGGTGAAGTAGTTTGTGTAGGGCGAGTAGTTCAGCTTTATCTCCTGGCAGAATCTTCCATGCTTCGAGAACGAGTACATCTCTCCCTTGTCATAAACAATCTGAATGGGGCAAGAGGACGTGGAAGATTATTATCAGCAAACAGCTTATATTGTCATTAACCTAATGTGATAATATATAATACTGACATTCAGactgaaacagtttttcaaaTGAGTCTAAACTCACATGTCCATTGGTGATGTCGAGCAGGTCTTTGATCCTACAGGCTTTGCTAAAACTAAGCTCATTGCAAATTGATTCCTCGATGATCACgtagtttgttttttgagaTGTTAGGATCTTATAGATATCTTCTGCAGACCTCATTGCATAAACCTGGTAAGTCTAcgaggagagaaaacagaaaagatccAGGCTATGCATCAAACAATGCAGATCCATAATTGATGCAGTCTAGTCTAAAATCTACAGTGTTCTAAGTGAAGAACTGATGCttcttttaaactgtttttgttgtgtttttaaaatgttgacaaTGAGCTCATTGGATTTGTCTTTTTGCCTCATTACAACCAGTTTCTCAGCTGTGTCAGTCACTCACGTCTTCAGTCCTCCTCAGCAGGTTGACGTCTGAGTAAAGAGGTAAACTGGTCACAGCTGAACCTGAACAAAGCTTCACTGTTCCCAACATCTGAGGACTTCCTGCAAACACAGCTGCCACTGGAGCATGTGACCTGGAACAACAACCAATAACAATAATACTAATAGACGCCACAGAtacctttgaaaataaaaaaataggaCAGCAAAAGGTGCATCATAGAGAATATCTGAAGAATCTGACGTCTCACCTGATCCAGCTGATCAGCTCTACTGTATCTGGGTCGTAGAATTCCTGCAGGTCTGACAACTCGGCTAAGACACGAGGGGAGTACTGCATGACAGAAGAGAGCAGTACACAGGAGATACTGTTGGACTTAAAATGTCTAAGATAAAgagcaatgaaaaataaagatcTGAGAATCTCACCTCTCTCCATAAACTGAAACCAATGATGGTGGGAACAGCTGTGCTCAGGATCAGAGACTGTAgattaacagaaaatacaatCATAACCAGCATTTTGGTAAAAAGTGATGGGGATTCAATTGCTTTGCAACTGCATGTTaagataataataaagacacttCTTAGGGAGTAACACAATTCAGcaagatttatttttctctgggGAGAAATGTTTATccaaaaatatagatttttttttattgtcaatgTGAACTTTTAAAGCACAATGTTAAAAGTGAGAATCAGAGGCCCCTCACTAGCACTACAGGATGAATGGACTTCAGTTTGAGCCACTTAAACACAGTCATCCAGAGGTCTGGAGAACACACACCGAACGCTGTAAACATGCAGACGTATGGCGTCCATATATACTTCATCCTGCATGAAGAAACAACACAGTCAGTGTCcagatgtgtgatgtgtgaagCGTCACTTGATACCAAAGCACCTGTTCATGCTGACAAACGTACCCATCAAACAGCAGAGCCAGGCCTCcaaaaaacacagtgtgaaaaacatgATAGATGACCTCAGGCTGCTCTCCTATCCGTCCATCTTCAAGTCTGATGTTGGTTTTCATTGGCTTGCCACTGCAAAGTGAAAATGAGTTTAACATCACCACACCAAGCCTACATAATGTTTAATGTTGCATGATGTGATAAACTGTAATGTAGCCTGACTGTGGCACAGGGCTCTAACCTGAGTCTTCTGTAGATGGTCTGCAGGGTGGACAGCAGGCAGACAGTGAGCACCAGGAAATAGAACGGAAGGACTGAGGCCTGAGTCAGTCGCAGGAATAAGTCCTGCCTTGGTCTCTGGAAGCTCTCTTGGCACAGGAGGAAGTTGGTGATGAAGTCACTAACAGAGAAGAAACCGCTGCCATTAAATGACATTATACAGACTAAAAAACAGGTCACTGAATGACATGGATACTCCATAAAGGATACTACACACATCACCATAATAGCAAACTCTCAATCCGAGTACTGTAACTCACTTTGTTGTGTTCAGGCCAAATTTTACTTCAAGGAACTTCAATATGAAGTCACCTTCACTTACAGGTACAAGTTTCTGTGAATTGAAAACACAAGTTATTAGCCAATAACTTCATAACTAAGATTGAATGATATTAAGGTCTACGAATGGACCTGTGGAGTTTGCTGAAGCGTGCTAACCTTGACCAGATAACTGAAGGTGATCCCTGTGGTAAACACCAGGTGGAAATGTAGGAAGAGCTTCATCACTCTGGCCACAAGAGGACCCATCTTCATCTTTTGCTGGAACggaaagagaaaacagtaaTGTTTAACTAAATAGAGACAGGTGGAAAATACATCTGAAAAATTGTCAAAATCACAAAATACTTTTAGCAAAGATCTCAACAATAAACCTCACTAATTTGGGATTCTATGCAAGTTCCCACAAATGTCTGTCATTTTTTAGCTGACTAGACTCAGACGTGAAGAAACAGCTAACTCTACCTGGAAGTACCTCGCTAGGACTGAGCCAATCAGGAGGCTGAGCAGCGGTGAGCTGAGTAGGGTCGGGTTCTGAAACTGGAACAAGTAGGCCAGGAACAAGGAGCTGAGGTACACTTTGTGAATGTCAGCCATCTGTATGTAACAGAGATGGTGGGATTATAGAGAGAAGAGGAACAGCGAGAGAGGAGACAAGCACAAATAGAGTGACTTGTGTTTAAGGACAACTCAGCTCACTATACAGGATCCAAAGATATTACACTAACAGGTGTTTTACCAGCTGGATTTCAGCTGGGTTGCTGTAACCGCAAATAGAAGGAGAACTATCACAGGTTACAGTGACTGGAAATTTCTACAATAAAGTGGATACAAAAAACGACCAGGCTGTTGTCGTCACTATGTCAGGACTGTGTTACCTTACGTGATGGCACCAGGTCAAATGAATCAAGCAGGAAAAGACAGAGGCCTTGGATGAAGAGCACATAGTGGCTGTGTTCCCAGACCAGGAGGAAGATAAAGGTGGTAGCACTCATGGTAAGATAGCAAAACATCTACAGGGAAATACATCTGATCAGTCAGTGCAGTTGCAGAGTCCCACACAACTTTACAGTAGATTATTTCAAGACTAAACATCATGGGAGGCTCACCTCCGTGGCAGAGCTGATATTGTTACTCAGGAATCCAGTCAAAGCTGCCACCTGACAGGAGAAATACGGCAGAGCCCAGTTGTCCCGCAGAGGAATTGCATGGTCCACTTTGGTTGTGTCTGGTCTGTGGGACGAATGAAGAGTTAAAATGTGAACATGTCATCGTGAAGCAGAAAGAAGAGACATATTGTAAGCCTTCTGTTATCACaaagtacagagggagaaagTGAAGAAAGGGCAGACAAATAACAAAATTCACAAAGACTTGAAGCTGTCATTAAGAGGAAGGCAGAAAGGAAGAAATCTCTCACTGAAGTAGGAGAAACATTGTGAACAAAATTCCTCTCACCTGTTGATGACATACCAGGCCACAGCCAACATGCCAGCCACCCAGGTGCCGCTCAGCACCcagctacacacaaacagagctgtGACGTAGACCGCCTGGAGGCCAAAGACTGTTCCAACATAGAAATAGATCGGCTCCACAAAATCCTGAAggcaaataatcaaataatcaaataataaagCACTAAAACAAGGTGATGTGCCAAACAAGACAATCTGATAAATAACTGAGGCAGATCTTGTTAGGGGAGGATGCTCTTTTGCCTTCTCCTCataaagcttaaaaaaaacagagagctGGATAAAGAGGCTTTATCTTTGTATGACTGAATCAGTAAAGGTTCAGCTAGTCTGAACTTTCTAACATAATGCATTGCTTTAACTGTTTGGCTAAGCAACATAACCTCCCATCTGATGGAGACTCAGCCTAAAAGGTATATAAGAGGAATGTTGTTGCTTTTTCCAATGTGTTTGCTTGCTTTAGGAACGTACACTGTTCCATTTCAGCATCTGATTGTTCTTTAACCTACACCTTCCACACATAGTTTTCATAAAAATATGGGTCAAACTGACAAGATCCTCATTGCATCTCATTAAACTGAACTCAAAAGTTGATTCAtctgcaaataataataataaaatgaccTGGCTGCCAGTGACTCTGTATATGTAGCTTGTGATGAGCTCTGGATACAAAGACAGACGCTCCACTGCATTGATGGTCTGGCCTGCCACAGTTCTGTTATCTATCATCAGCTCATAAAACCCTGGAGAAAAcaagagaacaaaacagaatagaGCAGAAGAGTCACATTCACAGCACTTTATTCCAAATGAGTTTATATTTTGGTTGTTAGATAATTAAAGCAGGAGGGTTAGCAGTACCTCTTTCAAAAGATGGAGCAGCCAACATGCGCTTGTAGTAGTAATAATAGAGCCCACTTCCTGCTTGGAAGGTGATTTCACGTTCCAGCTCCTGAGACACATGTGCACAGTGAATTTTAGAAGTGATATGGCAGTGAggtcaaaatgtaattgaagCACACAATGAAACAGGGAGTCACCCACCTGTCTAGTTGAAAACCAGAACTTCCTGTCATGATACGTAGACAGATATCCAGCATAAAGCATGCCGCAGGCAACTGCTGCCAGACAGCCAAAGAACACTCTCACCAGATGCTGCAGAAAACGTGCTGGAGCAGCAGAAACATAAGTCAACATGACATATCACAACAACACCTATAAGTAGTATTAAGTAGTTAAGGGAAACTTTTCTCAGAGATTAAAATTACTAATGTTACTTTATATAGTTGACAAGTTAATAAATGTACAGAACTAAGTACACGGGAAACAAACTTACTGGCAGAAGAGGTTTTTGCCTTGTTGCCAGATGTTTCGGGTCTGCTTGATTCCTCCTGTTTTTGACAGCTATGGTCTTCTTCATCTTTCTGCTGCAGGTTGTCCTCTGCTCCAACAGTGGACAGCTCATCCTCTGTGTGCACCGGCGTGTTTATATCTGCTCATCAAAACACGCAGAGTGGACAGAGACAGTGCATCAGACACAACATGCCTCTGTAAAACCTACAGGATGTTTCTGCACTACAAGCTAACTGGTGTGCAGTTAGCAAAGTGCTAGTTTAGCTTGGCTTACTTTCAGTCTGCAGCTCAGGCTGGTTCTGACGATCCTGTTCTCCTGCGTCCCCTTCCATCGCCTCTGTTTTGCGACATCTTAGCTCGGTCATGACGAGACCAGATCAATCTGAGAGGACTTTTCCTAAGCGTTCAAGCAGCATGCTAGCTTGGGAGTTAGCTAGTTAAACCCGAATACCAATAAATGTTCACTTTGCGGTTTACCGGTGCTGGCAGACCAAAACACGATCTTCCCTTTTCTACATTGCTTCTTCTCGCACGCAGGTTGTAGCCTGCAGGAAGCTCAGGTGATCTGTTTAGACCGATGATCCCAATGTGGAGGACTCAACTTagcactgctgctgcaggatgCTAACCCGGAAGTAACGGCtacaaaaaacagtgaagaagagTGAACACCAAATTtcattgtaaattaaaaatgacattaaaattaaaaacagcaaaaacctTTTAAATCATAAAGACATTCTCAGTGTATTGTCGAGTAAAACATCTGAACACGATGCCttgaggttttatttttaaaacaaccaatTTTTTATTAATCGAAAAATGACCGAATGATTGTGATAGTCTTCATTTTATGTGGGTATAAAATCTGAACAAACCTACTCACTTAATGCCAGGTTGAATATAAGTACACAGACAGGTACCCACACAGGACGAAAGTAAACTGGGAATTTTAGTTTAAACGTGACTCAtatttagttttataatatacCCTTCAATGTAGATACCAAGTgaatgtgaagtgtgtgtggtATATCAGCTGAAATAGAGACCGACTCATCTGTGTCAGTGAACGCAGTTTAATACAACACAACAAATTCCATTGCTGCGTACTGATTGTACGCAAAGCAGAAATGTAACTTACATCAATGGGTGTGAAATCATTGTCTTGGAATATTAAACCAATAGGAAACAGCCAATGCAAACAATAggcacaaataataaaataactgcaTAAAATCTTAAATGACCTGGAAAAATTTGGTCCCAAACCTAAAAATTTGAGTAGAAATACTATCACTTTAATTTaacatgtatgtatataaaaCACATAGGTCAACTTTACATGAACACTAGCTGAGATTTTTAGGAGGTGACTCTCCGAAGGATCTGGGAGGAATGAAGTGTAGGAAGTTCCTCAAACTTGGAGCCACTATGTGGTTTGAGCTTCACAGTCCAGAAGCTAAAAGGAACAATAAAGAACACTGTACACTACACAGCTTCATCTGTTCATTCTTCTTCTGATGATTCTTCCAAACCATCTTCCTTCATGGGCTCTTCAGCAACCAGTGTGTCTGCTGTATGGAATAAGAAAAATGTGACTCTCACTTTCGAGATTTTATTTCAACATCAGTAAGTTATGTAATATGTACCTGTTCTGGTTTTGTTCTGGCTTCGTTTTGGCCCAGTGTCTTTACCATCACATCTCTCTAGTACTATTCTCACCATTTTGGTCACTTCTGGGTGTTTAGCTGCTAAAAGTTCATCATATGAACTGTTGCCtggaaaaatgaacaaaacacagatgcactTTAAAATGTATCAACAGTTATTTAACCAAGAAAGGGTTTTGCTCTGCTACTTAACACTAACCACTCTGTTAATTGTTggtgttttgatttttcatgttGATTTGTGTTACCTTTCCCAG of the Mastacembelus armatus chromosome 11, fMasArm1.2, whole genome shotgun sequence genome contains:
- the ints8 gene encoding integrator complex subunit 8, yielding MSAEAADRVAAVGSSRPSTPLQTSWFEFLLDSSLLEKHLQKSNPDPVPAQLIIQFLEQASKPSVNEQNQVQPPADNRRNRTLKLLALKVAAHMKWDLDVLEKGLTTPVLNMLLNELLCVSKVPPGVKHVDLDLSTLPPTTAMAVIIYNRWAIRTIVLSSFPEKQTKPGPHQMNMLSIVQQEKEMTENILTVLKEQAADSISVLEGALRLKKDFYVHTMRTLDLLTADAAANGETESSTAGLCISADELHCQVHYDLGGIFFQQSCTDQLAYKKAKDHFRQTNELLKKLNTTVHVHLDEKRLSGYWNACKALTADCDLSDSQMSPYNQINSLIRIHNYQAVIEAFIKDNVTRSLPSHFRRSVLREFLYKVQQGETGLDEVCHKLCVCNAVRDALEGEILSVRFQQLLLKPSKRIVDFILEVCMRSLEKDCPSETSRRNMANFMKNLCESLEELSLVFVVSSHKLFMELLKEEERKVLVEQMRKRSATINLSAKPLPSFYDIPASASVNIGQLEQQLILSLEPRRIRQILIELHGMAERPYWRVNSKWEVPPDYINVILCIKDNLTKDLVYILMTKGLHCISIKDFVHARQLFSACLELVTEFSPKLRQVMLNEMLLLEVRAHETMAAEGSKERPPPDLVSRVRGYLEMRIHDLPLRQVVGEECVAFMLNWRENDYLTLQVPPPLVMNNPYIKLGQLLASTCKELPGPKESRRTAKELWDVVVQICSVSIQHKRNSDGRVGLIKQRESSMGILHRSKFITFIKKLREPLVLTTLISLFVRLHSIVRDDIVNEVTAEHLSIWPSSLPNIQAVDVEAVAVTVKELVSYALTLNPNNQSWLITQADIYFVTNQYSAALNFYLQAGAVCSDFFTKAVAPDVYTDQVLKRMIKCCSMMNCHTQVAVLCQFLREVDYMTAFKALQEQNSHDAMDSLYDYIWDVTILEYLTHIHHKRGEMEKRQIAIKAIGQTELNTSNPEEVLQLAAQKRKKRFLQAMAKLYF
- the LOC113126747 gene encoding probable C-mannosyltransferase DPY19L4 — encoded protein: MTELRCRKTEAMEGDAGEQDRQNQPELQTENINTPVHTEDELSTVGAEDNLQQKDEEDHSCQKQEESSRPETSGNKAKTSSATRFLQHLVRVFFGCLAAVACGMLYAGYLSTYHDRKFWFSTRQELEREITFQAGSGLYYYYYKRMLAAPSFERGFYELMIDNRTVAGQTINAVERLSLYPELITSYIYRVTGSQDFVEPIYFYVGTVFGLQAVYVTALFVCSWVLSGTWVAGMLAVAWYVINRPDTTKVDHAIPLRDNWALPYFSCQVAALTGFLSNNISSATEMFCYLTMSATTFIFLLVWEHSHYVLFIQGLCLFLLDSFDLVPSRKMADIHKVYLSSLFLAYLFQFQNPTLLSSPLLSLLIGSVLARYFQQKMKMGPLVARVMKLFLHFHLVFTTGITFSYLVKKLVPVSEGDFILKFLEVKFGLNTTNDFITNFLLCQESFQRPRQDLFLRLTQASVLPFYFLVLTVCLLSTLQTIYRRLSGKPMKTNIRLEDGRIGEQPEVIYHVFHTVFFGGLALLFDGMKYIWTPYVCMFTAFGVCSPDLWMTVFKWLKLKSIHPVVLSLILSTAVPTIIGFSLWREYSPRVLAELSDLQEFYDPDTVELISWIRSHAPVAAVFAGSPQMLGTVKLCSGSAVTSLPLYSDVNLLRRTEDTYQVYAMRSAEDIYKILTSQKTNYVIIEESICNELSFSKACRIKDLLDITNGHIVYDKGEMYSFSKHGRFCQEIKLNYSPYTNYFTRVFWNRSYHVYKVNSVISFQY